The proteins below come from a single Mucilaginibacter mali genomic window:
- a CDS encoding YncE family protein has translation MAHLYKQGNILYKVGGNVFTIGDKYVYTGAPQTTTSTNAQRICWDSATNRIYVPNATNGTVQVINGSTFATITTITGIPNATAVSVSNGKMYVLDGNGLLYNYNANTYVLLNTPINIGGGNGISIDPVASHNTAIALKYGSGTNGKAFIINTITDTITGSFQVDTGYCIAHDPILPQYYIVGGSDGRCFTYNSITHTLISTTIWNSFLITSIAFDPITQNNRFLAIQRDGGIYIINNTTLGVIGTIDGIGITYNTSYGIAYDPNPANNLFVACNNLLGKLQVVTQSRI, from the coding sequence ATGGCACATTTATATAAACAAGGTAACATACTTTACAAAGTTGGCGGTAATGTATTTACAATTGGGGACAAATATGTTTATACTGGTGCTCCACAAACAACAACCAGCACTAACGCACAGCGCATTTGTTGGGATTCAGCTACAAATAGAATATACGTACCCAATGCAACAAATGGCACTGTTCAGGTAATCAACGGATCAACATTTGCTACGATAACAACAATCACTGGCATTCCAAATGCGACAGCTGTATCTGTTTCCAATGGAAAAATGTACGTATTAGATGGCAATGGGCTGCTGTACAATTACAATGCAAATACATATGTTTTGTTGAACACCCCCATAAATATTGGGGGAGGTAATGGGATTAGTATTGATCCCGTTGCGTCTCACAATACAGCTATAGCGCTAAAATATGGCAGTGGAACTAATGGGAAAGCATTTATAATAAATACAATAACGGACACTATAACAGGTTCATTCCAAGTTGATACTGGTTATTGTATTGCCCATGATCCCATATTACCGCAATATTACATAGTAGGAGGAAGTGACGGCCGTTGTTTTACTTATAATAGTATAACTCATACACTAATAAGCACCACTATATGGAACAGTTTTTTAATTACAAGTATTGCTTTTGATCCCATTACACAAAATAATAGATTTTTAGCTATTCAAAGGGATGGCGGTATTTATATAATAAATAATACAACACTTGGCGTGATTGGCACAATAGATGGCATTGGTATAACATATAACACAAGCTATGGTATAGCTTATGATCCCAATCCTGCTAATAACTTATTTGTGGCTTGCAATAATTTGTTAGGCAAGTTACAAGTCGTAACTCAATCAAGAATATAA
- a CDS encoding lysozyme yields MMQLSDHGEAIIKNFEGLRLSAYRDAAGFWTIGYGSTRYHDGKAVKPADKLANEQQADALLRNTLGAYTDAVNHKVKVPLTQNQFDALVSFTYNTGTASGKTLFEKLNAKDYQGAADQLTEWNKITDPHTGQKIVCDTLVKRRAAERTLFLKP; encoded by the coding sequence ATGATGCAACTAAGCGATCATGGCGAAGCCATTATTAAAAATTTTGAAGGCTTACGCCTCTCTGCCTACCGCGATGCGGCAGGCTTTTGGACCATCGGCTACGGTTCAACCCGTTATCATGATGGTAAAGCTGTAAAGCCGGCCGATAAACTGGCTAACGAGCAACAGGCAGATGCCCTGCTGCGCAACACATTAGGGGCATACACCGATGCGGTTAATCATAAGGTTAAAGTGCCTTTAACGCAAAATCAATTCGATGCATTGGTTTCCTTTACCTACAATACCGGCACCGCGTCGGGCAAAACCTTGTTCGAAAAGCTAAACGCAAAAGATTACCAGGGCGCGGCAGATCAACTGACAGAATGGAATAAAATAACCGATCCGCATACCGGTCAAAAAATAGTGTGCGATACATTAGTTAAACGCCGTGCCGCTGAGCGCACCTTATTCTTAAAACCATGA